A genomic region of Eriocheir sinensis breed Jianghai 21 chromosome 42, ASM2467909v1, whole genome shotgun sequence contains the following coding sequences:
- the LOC127010231 gene encoding uncharacterized protein LOC127010231 has product MSAAEGVSRALAGGQQPLMTPPRTGPPSPPFPSPPAAPFPPFAGPFSVASMVPRPPRLPSPPLPPLQLPAGLESPPSWGAEPHRPQDARPSPGAEETRGGGVPEEEGPPEEGRTCLAPEPPAPPLLRPPISQLLEGGGGGRGGGAWRGLEGLSPERCRAWARYLAHLAPSHSPPQEPPQGLTLTPTHTPTTSPDTPSPRPADEGSPRPAPPPPWARRRPSLTTDGLPNKAPRSDPGEAGAPGGPGPVPGPGLGTFTLDLTYRHRPEGPPHRPPHHPASHLLSISVSSSSLHLVISILPAY; this is encoded by the coding sequence ATGAGCGCGGCCGAGGGTGTGAGCCGCGCCCTGGCGGGGGGGCAGCAGCCCCTCATGACGCCCCCCCGCACCGGGCCCCCCTCGCCGCCCTTCCCCAGCCCGCCCGCCGCGCCCTTCCCGCCCTTCGCCGGGCCCTTCAGCGTGGCCAGCATGGTGCCCCGCCCCCCCCGCCTGCCctcgccccccctgccccccctgcaACTGCCCGCCGGCCTGGAGTCACCCCCCAGCTGGGGCGCCGAGCCCCACCGACCCCAGGACGCGCGCCCCTCCCCTGGGGCGGAGGAGACGCGGGGGGGCGGCGTCCCCGAGGAGGAAGGGCCACCCGAGGAGGGGCGGACCTGCCTGGCCCCggagccccccgcccccccgctgCTGCGGCCCCCCATCAGTCAGCTGCTggaggggggcggcggggggcgcgGCGGGGGGGCGTGGCGCGGCCTGGAGGGACTGTCCCCGGAGCGGTGCCGGGCGTGGGCGCGTTACTTGGCGCACCTGGCGCCCTCCCACTCCCCCCCGCAGGAGCCCCCCCAGGGTCTGACCCTCACGCCCACGCACACGCCCACCACCTCGCCCGACACCCCCAGCCCGCGCCCCGCGGACGAGggcagcccccgccccgccccgccgcctcccTGGGCCAGGCGCCGCCCCTCGCTCACCACCGACGGCCTGCCCAACAAGGCGCCGCGCAGCGACCCCGGGGAGGCGGGGGCACCAGGGGGTCCGGGGCCTGTGCCGGGGCCGGGTCTGGGGACCTTCACGCTGGACCTGACCTACCGGCACCGCCCGGAGGGGCCGCCACACCGCCCACCACACCACCCAG